AGCGGATCGGCCGACATTGCCCGTTTCGTGAAGCTAGCCCAAGAGGCCGGGCTTTGGGTAATCCTTCGTCCAAGCCCATACGCTTGTGCCGAGTGGGAGTTTGGGGGATATCCTTGGTGGCTGCTAAAGGAGAAGGACGTCAAGGTACGCTCTAAAGATCCTCGCTTTATAGAGGTGTACAAGAACTACATTGCACAGGTTGCAAAGCACCTTGCGCCGCTTCAGGTTCAGAATGGTGGACCAATCCTAATGGTGCAGATCGAAAACGAGTACGGATTCTACGGAAACGACAAGGAGTACCTTGCGCTTAACCGCGATATCTTTAAAAACGCTGGGTTTACCTGCAACCTATTCACCTGCGATCCTCCTTACGTAATTGATAACGGCCACCTTCCGGGCACCTACGCTGCTGTAAACGGCGGCATGAAGTCTAAGGCCATCATCGAAACCCAAAACAGAATCAACGGCAAGGCGCCTTACTTCGTTTCGGAGTGGTATCCTGCCTGGTTTGATGTTTGGGGAAAGAAGCACCATACGGCATCGCCCGAAAGCATGGTTGCCCACCTAGACACCATCTTTAAGCAGGGCATCTCGCTTAACATGTACATGGCGCACGGAGGCTCTAACTTCGGTTTCATGAACGGTTCTAACTACGATACGAATCTGCCTTTCCAGGCGCAAACGCAGAGCTACGACTACGACGCTCCCATCAACGAGGCGGGTAACGCTACTCCAAAGTACTACGTTTACCGCAAGATGGTGGAGAAGTACTATCCTGCAGGAGCTACCATTCCGGCAGTTCCCGAGCCTAAGCCATCTATGAGCATCCCTACGTTTACCCTTAACGAGGTGTCTACGCTAGAGGCTAACCGTCCAAAGGCAATTACCTCCGATATGCCTCTTTCATTTGAGGATATCAACCAAGGATACGGCTACGTGCTATACGAAAGCAAACTTCCTGAAGGTAAGGGATGGCTAAAGGTAAAGGAGCTTCGCGACTACGCCATTGTTATGCTCGATGGTAAGCGCCTTGGCGTTCTTAACCGTAGCTTCAAGCGCGATTCGATTTGGGTAGAAACAACCAAGCCCAACCAAACGATCTCGATCTTTGTGGAAAACCTGGGTCGTATCAACTTTGGAACCTTCCTAAACGATAACCGCAAGGGTATTACCAAGGAGGTTACCTTTGCCGGAAACACCGTTCGCGGTTGGAATATCTACGGCTATCCGTTTACCCGTGTTGATAACATCAAGTTTAGAGCCGCAAAGGCTAGCGATAAGTTCGAAGGACCTGTCGTTCGTCGCGGAACCTTTACGCTCGACAAGGTTGCCGATACCTACCTTAACGTCGGCTCGTTCGGCAAGGGCTCGGTATGGGTTAACGGTCATCACGTAGGGCGCTACTGGAGCATTGGCCCTCAGCAAACGCTGTACATCCCTGCTCCTTGGCTCAAGAAGGGAAAGAATACTGTGGTGGTTTTCGAACTGCTGAAGATGACCGAGGATAAGCTTAGCGCTATCGATCATCCTATTCTCGACGACGTGCGCCAAGAGATGTTTGTTGGCCCAACTACCGGACAGCAGATTATTGAATAGGAGTAAACAATACTCCATTAACCTACTAAAAGGATTGAAGGGGTAACCTTTCAATCCTTTTTTTATTCGAAGATTACGCTTCGCCCAATCAGCGCTGTCATGCCGGGCTTGTCCCGGAATCTGAATTAGAATCCAATTGATTCTAAAAAAAGAGGCCCCCGCTTCTCGGGATTTCCGCTTCGCTACAACCTTCGGGCAGTCATTATATTTACTGCGCTGAGCTCGCTCCGCTCGGTTCCGTGACAAGCATGGGATGACGCTCCGAGAATAAGTTCTCCTTAAGTTAACGACATAGCCTTGAAGAGGAGGGGAGTCCGGCTGATTCTACCTTGTTATAAGCCATCAAGGTTATGCTCTAGCAATTCAACATTTTCCCCTTTGCCATTTCGCCAAACTCTCGTTCCTTTGCACCATACTATTACATATAGCAATGATTAGAGTAGGACTTGTATCGGATACCCACGGCTTTTGGGACGATAAGCTGGATGCCTTCCTTGCCGATGTTGACGAAATTTGGCACGCTGGCGATATCGGCAGCATCGAGCTGCTGGATAACCTGTCGAAGAAGCGGACCACCCGGGCCGTCTTCGGCAATATCGACGGTGGGGCAACGCGCCTTGCCGCCAAGCCCTTTCTCTTCTTCGAGTGCGAGGGGGTAAAGGTGCTCATATCGCACATCGGCGGCTACCCCAACAAGTACGACCGCGACTACCTGAAGCTCATCGACGAGCTGCGGCCCACCCTGGCCATTGCCGGCCACTCGCATATCCTAAAGGTGATGTTCGACAAGAAGAAGAACCTGCTTTTCATGAATCCTGGCGCTGCGGGTGTTTCAGGCTTTCATAGCGTGCGTACCGCCCTTCGCTTTACCATCGAAAATGGCGCGGTGAAGGATCTGGCGGTGGCCGAGTGGGAGCGGAAGGCTTAGCCTACCCGGGTAGGCAGCTCGCCCGGTATCCGGTTTGGGTATCCTACCCGGTAAGGCAACCCTTCCCGGCTCCCGGTTGGGGTATCCTACCCGGTAAGGCAACCCTTCCCGGCTCCCAGTTTGGGTATCCTACCCGGTAAGGCAGCTCGCCCGGCATCCAGTTTGGGTATCCTACCCGGTAAGGCAACCCTTCCCGGCATCCAGTTTAGGTATCCTACCCGGTAAGGCAACCCTTCCCGGCTCCCGGTTGGGGTATCCTACCCGGTAAGGCAGCTCGCCCGGCATCCAGTTGGGGTATCCTACCCGGTAAGGCAGCTCGCCCGGCATCCGGTTTGGGTATCCTACCCGGTAAGGCAACCCTTCCCGGCTCCCGGTTGGGGTATCCTACCCGGTAAGGCAACCCTCCCGGTCTCCCAGTTGGGGTATCCTACCCGGTAAGCTAGCCCTATCAAAAAAAAAGAGGAGCGCTGCTCCTCTCTCTGTTCTATCGGCTCCCGATCTTCTCGGGGTACATGTCGTGGTTCATAAACCGCTGCTCGGCCAGCTGCTCGTACTTGGTTCCGGGCTTGCCGTAGTTGCAGTAGGGGTCGATGCTGATGCCGCCGCGGGGGGTAAACTTGCCCCAAACCTCGATGTAGCGGGGCTCCATCAGCTTAATCAGGTCCTTCATGATGATGTTCACGCAGTCCTCGTGGAAGTCGCCGTGGTTACGGAAGCTGAACATGTACAGCTTGAGGCTCTTGCTCTCCACCATCTGCACGTCGGGCACGTAGCTGATGTAGATGGTGGCAAAGTCGGGCTGCCCGGTGATGGGGCAGAGGCTGGTAAACTCGGGGATGTTGAACTTCACCCAGTAGTCGTTCTCCTGATGCTTGTTGACGAACGTCTCCAGCACCTCGGGGGTGTACCCGAAGTCGTATTGGGTTCCTTGGTTTCCTAAAGATTTTAGTCCTTCGCTTTCTCTTTCCATGGTTTTTGATGTTGACGGCTAAACTTCCTTCAGCCTAAAGGGATTGTAGGAAATATCGTTGTCGAATACGTTTTCGTTTTCTACGCGCTTCACCCGGTTTACCACCATAATGGTTACGGGCAGGATGACGATCTCGTAGGCGGTTTTGATGAAGGTTTGTACCAGCGCCATCATCACGAGCTGCTTTGCGGGGATGATGCCCGCGAAGGCTACAAAGATGAAGATGGCCGAGTCGAGCCCCTCTCCAACGATGGTGGATAGGATGGCGCGGAGCGAGAAGTTGCTACCGTTGCTCATCACCTTCATGCGGCTCATCACAAGCGCATTGGCAAACGAGCCGCTCAGGTAGGCCAGGATGCTGGCTATGCCGATGCGGGGCGTGCTCTCCAGTATCCTGGCGAACGAATCCTGGTTGGCCCAGAACGGTGCCGCCGGAATGGCGATGGCCAGCTGGTACATCACGTTCGAGAGCACCATCATACCAAATCCAATCCAAATCACGAATCGGGCCTTGCGGTAGCCCCAAATCTCCACGATAACGTCGTTGACGATGTACGAGATGGGAAAGATGATAACGCCGGCAGGTACCGCCAACGATCCAATGGTGATAATCTTAATCGCTAAGATATTCGAGATAAGCAGGCATGCCGTGAATAGGATGCCAAAGAGCATAAATAGGGGTGAAACGCTTTGCTTCATAATTGATTTTTTACGTGGGTGCCAATAAACACGGTTTGTAAATAAAAGATCTGCCGCAAAGGTAGCAAAAAAAGGCGGTGGGGCAACGCCATACTTCCAACTCCTAGAATTTCGCGTTTAAGCTTATCGGCGAAGATGACATTTTATAGCCTATTCGATAAGACGTTTATTGGAGAGGAAAGCCAACCAGCGGCGGGCAAGCCTATCCGCTACCGAACAATCTCCTTCCGTAGACACCATGGCGAAGCCATACCAGACTGGCACGAAATCTGTTCGAGTGAGCGGAGCATCTACAAGATTAATTAGCCGAAGAGCCATCAGCTAACAGCAACGTACAAAATAGGGGTGGCGCTAAGCAGCGACCGAACGAGTTATTTCGTGCAGGATTTTTCTTTGTTTCGTTTCTTTTGATCCCTCAAAAGAAATGAAAATTGGAGTTTGATGCCCTCCAATAATTAATCCAGATGGTAATGGGGCAGGGGGGGACAATGCGGGTTTAATATTAAAAGCGAAATCACTGTGCCAACGCTCCGCCCACCAACCGATCGCCGATGTAGAACACCACCGGTTGTCCGGGCGATATGGCCCATGCCGGGTTTTCGAGCGTAACGGTTCCCGCATCGCCCACGGCGGAGAGGTAGCCGTACCCCTCGGGGTTCAGCCCCAGCCCCCGAACCTTAACCTCCAGCGGGGTGGTGGGGGTAATCTCTTCTTTACTGATAAGGTGAATTTCGCGCACCCGAAACTCCGTGCGTAGCAGGTCGCTTTTCCTCCCTATGGTGATGGTGTTGCTCGCGCTGTCGATGGCTTGGATGTAGGCCTCCCTTTCCACCGTTAGCGCCAAGCCCCTCTTTTGACCGATGGTGTAGAAGGGAATTCCGCTGTGCTGGCCGATGGTGCTGCCCGATTCGTCGAGCACCTCGCCGGGGCGCACCTCAGCTATCCGCTCGGGCATCAGCTGGGCGATGAAGTGGCGGTAGTCCATCCCCTCCAGGAAGCACACGCTCATGCTCTCGCGGTTGGGCACCAGGTCATCGAAGCGCCTATCGCGGATCTCCTGCTTGGCTTGCTCCTTTAGAATGTTGCCCATCGGCTGCACCATCCGCCGGATGATGCTCTCGGGCAGCATCCACAGGTAGTACGACTGGTCCTTTTTCGGATCGGATCCCTTCGTAACGTAGTGGTGCCCGTTGTGCTCGACGGTTTGCACGTAGTGACCGCTGGAGATGTACCTCGCCCCGATGCTGTCGGCAAATTCGGCCAGCAGCTTCCACTTCACCTGCGGGTTGCACCAGGCACATGGGCTGGGCGTCTCACCCTTCAGGTAGGCTTCGGCAAATGGGAGGATGATCGTTTCCGTAAAAATATTGCGGCAATCAACAACATGATGCTCTATGCCGATGCGCTGTGCCTGTAGCCTGGCATCATCAATAGCTTTGAGGGTTTTGGCGCTATCCAGCATCCACAGCGTAACGCCAACCACCAGAAACCCATCCTCCTTGAGCTTAATGGCCGTTAGGGTACTGTCTATACCCCCGCTCATGCCTACAACTACCTTTTTCATCTCCATAATTTGCCGCAAAGTAAATCCATTTTGGGCGAAGAAATTGTAAAGTGTAATTG
This window of the Acetobacteroides hydrogenigenes genome carries:
- a CDS encoding glycoside hydrolase family 35 protein gives rise to the protein MKKALFALFAMLLVQLSIPVWAQPKHTFEIGEKAFLLDGKPIQFFCGEIHPYRVPAEYWKDRLQMIRAMGMNSISIYMFWNVHEPQKGKYNFSGSADIARFVKLAQEAGLWVILRPSPYACAEWEFGGYPWWLLKEKDVKVRSKDPRFIEVYKNYIAQVAKHLAPLQVQNGGPILMVQIENEYGFYGNDKEYLALNRDIFKNAGFTCNLFTCDPPYVIDNGHLPGTYAAVNGGMKSKAIIETQNRINGKAPYFVSEWYPAWFDVWGKKHHTASPESMVAHLDTIFKQGISLNMYMAHGGSNFGFMNGSNYDTNLPFQAQTQSYDYDAPINEAGNATPKYYVYRKMVEKYYPAGATIPAVPEPKPSMSIPTFTLNEVSTLEANRPKAITSDMPLSFEDINQGYGYVLYESKLPEGKGWLKVKELRDYAIVMLDGKRLGVLNRSFKRDSIWVETTKPNQTISIFVENLGRINFGTFLNDNRKGITKEVTFAGNTVRGWNIYGYPFTRVDNIKFRAAKASDKFEGPVVRRGTFTLDKVADTYLNVGSFGKGSVWVNGHHVGRYWSIGPQQTLYIPAPWLKKGKNTVVVFELLKMTEDKLSAIDHPILDDVRQEMFVGPTTGQQIIE
- a CDS encoding metallophosphoesterase family protein encodes the protein MIRVGLVSDTHGFWDDKLDAFLADVDEIWHAGDIGSIELLDNLSKKRTTRAVFGNIDGGATRLAAKPFLFFECEGVKVLISHIGGYPNKYDRDYLKLIDELRPTLAIAGHSHILKVMFDKKKNLLFMNPGAAGVSGFHSVRTALRFTIENGAVKDLAVAEWERKA
- the queF gene encoding preQ(1) synthase; amino-acid sequence: MERESEGLKSLGNQGTQYDFGYTPEVLETFVNKHQENDYWVKFNIPEFTSLCPITGQPDFATIYISYVPDVQMVESKSLKLYMFSFRNHGDFHEDCVNIIMKDLIKLMEPRYIEVWGKFTPRGGISIDPYCNYGKPGTKYEQLAEQRFMNHDMYPEKIGSR
- a CDS encoding queuosine precursor transporter, translated to MKQSVSPLFMLFGILFTACLLISNILAIKIITIGSLAVPAGVIIFPISYIVNDVIVEIWGYRKARFVIWIGFGMMVLSNVMYQLAIAIPAAPFWANQDSFARILESTPRIGIASILAYLSGSFANALVMSRMKVMSNGSNFSLRAILSTIVGEGLDSAIFIFVAFAGIIPAKQLVMMALVQTFIKTAYEIVILPVTIMVVNRVKRVENENVFDNDISYNPFRLKEV
- the mnmA gene encoding tRNA 2-thiouridine(34) synthase MnmA gives rise to the protein MKKVVVGMSGGIDSTLTAIKLKEDGFLVVGVTLWMLDSAKTLKAIDDARLQAQRIGIEHHVVDCRNIFTETIILPFAEAYLKGETPSPCAWCNPQVKWKLLAEFADSIGARYISSGHYVQTVEHNGHHYVTKGSDPKKDQSYYLWMLPESIIRRMVQPMGNILKEQAKQEIRDRRFDDLVPNRESMSVCFLEGMDYRHFIAQLMPERIAEVRPGEVLDESGSTIGQHSGIPFYTIGQKRGLALTVEREAYIQAIDSASNTITIGRKSDLLRTEFRVREIHLISKEEITPTTPLEVKVRGLGLNPEGYGYLSAVGDAGTVTLENPAWAISPGQPVVFYIGDRLVGGALAQ